From a single Drosophila sulfurigaster albostrigata strain 15112-1811.04 chromosome 3, ASM2355843v2, whole genome shotgun sequence genomic region:
- the LOC133844196 gene encoding alpha-1,3-mannosyl-glycoprotein 4-beta-N-acetylglucosaminyltransferase A, with translation MKIINFRSDICFAIIVCVCVLLTILFLILHGNQTQRINIATKKHASVRHKRISVKSGNRTHIQRLLLRPRNGQSIKKKTTWQNILNNKPLRLGWTYSRRRRSVSYVLGVPTVYRAGENYLLDTLYLLIENMNAYHRDNSLIVVYIGETNASIVHQIWQDINETFGAALDMGLIDVITPPAEYYPDFDKLYQTLHDEPSRVRWRTKQTLDYMYLMTYARSRGVYYLQLEDDAIPTEGYMEYINKLSALHTNFRLAHHRRWIVMSFCDLGFIGKLFRTEELQRFQSYVQLFYNDQPIDWLLQSYVKLKCCRWDGFEMPDCDREYLQYFIRADQSQFQHNGLKSSLLDKQQQLQDKRFDKDSGRLRLQHLRQPFNLIASHKRTMLREKLELKEGETFLWGYMPNDFSLARYLRQHQFDARQFKIHNNDNFAELFVNVTNEVPTFTKNSSESKECGFIMSLTAGGRFQPPTLMYFYMKDNDTTGGELSWFRRFFWSK, from the coding sequence atgaaaattattaacttTCGTTCTGATATTTGCTTTGCAATTAtcgtatgtgtttgtgtgctgctGACAATATTGTTTTTGATACTTCATGGTAATCAAACTCAGCGCATAAACATTGCGACTAAGAAACATGCAAGTGTACGCCACAAACGCATTTCTGTAAAAAGTGGAAATAGAACTCATATACAACGACTTTTGTTGCGTCCAAGGAATGGGCAAAGTATAAAAAAGAAGACGACatggcaaaatattttaaataataaaccacTTCGACTGGGCTGGACTTATAGTCGTCGCCGCCGAAGTGTGTCTTATGTGTTGGGTGTGCCGACTGTTTATCGTGCTGGCGAGAATTATTTGCTGGACACGTTGTATCTGCTGATAGAGAATATGAATGCCTATCATCGCGACAACAGCTTGATTGTGGTTTATATTGGCGAGACGAATGCGTCAATTGTGCATCAGATTTGGCAGGATATAAACGAGACATTCGGCGCCGCTTTGGATATGGGATTAATTGATGTCATCACACCACCAGCTGAATATTATCCCGATTTCGATAAGCTCTACCAAACGCTACACGATGAACCTTCGCGTGTTCGTTGGCGCACCAAACAGACGCTTGATTACATGTATCTGATGACTTATGCTCGCAGTCGAggtgtttattatttgcaacTTGAAGATGATGCTATACCAACCGAGGGTTATATGGAatacattaataaattgtcTGCTTTGCATACGAATTTTCGCTTGGCTCATCATCGTCGCTGGATTGTGATGAGTTTCTGTGATCTCGGCTTTATTGGCAAATTGTTTCGCACTGAGGAGCTACAACGATTTCAATCCTATGTGCAACTCTTCTATAATGATCAGCCCATCGATTGGCTGCTGCAGTCGTATGTGAAGCTGAAATGCTGTCGCTGGGATGGCTTCGAAATGCCTGACTGTGATCGCGAGTATTTGCAGTACTTTATTCGTGCCGATCAGTCGCAGTTTCAGCACAACGGCTTAAAGTCCTCGCTGCTtgacaagcaacagcaattgcaggATAAGCGATTCGATAAGGATTCGGGACGTTTACGCCTACAACATTTGCGACAACcattcaatttgattgcgTCACACAAACGCACAATGCTCAGGGAGAAACTTGAACTGAAAGAGGGCGAAACATTTCTTTGGGGCTACATGCCAAACGATTTTTCGCTAGCTCGTTACTTGCGTCAACATCAATTCGATGCCAGGCAATTTAAGATTCACAATAACGATAATTTTGCCGAACTATTTGTGAATGTGACGAATGAAGTGCCAACGTTTACCAAAAACAGCAGCGAGTCAAAGGAATGCGGTTTCATTATGAGTTTAACCGCTGGAGGCAGATTTCAGCCGCCAACtttgatgtatttttatatgaagGACAATGATACAACAGGTGGTGAATTGAGCTGGTTTAGACGCTTCTTTTGGAGCAAATAA